In Archangium violaceum, the following are encoded in one genomic region:
- a CDS encoding glutamine amidotransferase-related protein — MNVTPPSPRTAVILIHGEEAGPGQLGPALRRSGFSLDIRSRAPQPEDTEADLVVVMGKSLGLQEEEPPPLLEEERRLLARRLEAGRPSLGIGLGAGLLAAAAGARVRTGEKGPVLGVHPVSLTAEGLADPLFAGFEEFFDVLHWQGDTIEPIPGAQELVSTARYPHQIFRVGNSYGVRFHPEVDGGMFERWVRDSGEDVARVGLTTEELLKREGPRVVRVQQHAMLMMERLATFFARQVGAGGGERYLFTVEAIQRLAGRGVLLSPGIPRRAPIVRVGQTLSLKRPDGSRVEGTVRGMASFGDTGSAIPLLVLLDSPDAEVPPGSEALTSEPLTV, encoded by the coding sequence ATGAACGTGACTCCCCCGTCTCCTCGAACCGCCGTCATCCTGATCCATGGGGAAGAAGCGGGTCCGGGGCAGCTCGGACCCGCGTTGCGGCGCTCCGGCTTCTCCCTGGACATCCGCTCGCGAGCCCCTCAGCCCGAGGACACGGAGGCGGATCTGGTCGTGGTGATGGGGAAGTCCCTGGGCCTCCAGGAGGAGGAGCCCCCGCCGCTCCTGGAAGAGGAGCGGCGGTTGCTGGCTCGCCGGTTGGAAGCGGGCCGGCCGAGCCTGGGCATCGGCCTGGGCGCGGGGCTGCTCGCCGCCGCGGCCGGTGCTCGCGTCCGCACGGGTGAGAAGGGCCCGGTGCTGGGAGTGCACCCGGTGTCGCTGACGGCTGAAGGGCTGGCGGATCCGCTGTTCGCAGGCTTCGAGGAGTTCTTCGACGTCCTGCACTGGCAGGGGGACACCATCGAGCCGATCCCCGGAGCGCAGGAGCTGGTTTCCACCGCCCGCTATCCGCACCAGATCTTCCGCGTGGGCAATTCCTACGGGGTGCGGTTCCACCCCGAGGTGGATGGGGGGATGTTCGAGCGTTGGGTCCGCGACTCCGGGGAGGACGTGGCCCGTGTGGGACTCACCACCGAGGAGCTGCTGAAGCGCGAGGGGCCTCGGGTGGTGCGCGTGCAGCAGCACGCGATGCTGATGATGGAGCGGCTGGCCACCTTCTTCGCAAGGCAGGTGGGGGCGGGAGGAGGGGAGCGCTACCTCTTCACCGTGGAGGCCATCCAACGGCTGGCGGGGCGGGGGGTGCTGCTCTCGCCCGGCATCCCGCGGCGCGCGCCCATCGTACGCGTGGGGCAGACGCTCTCGCTCAAGAGGCCCGACGGCTCGCGCGTGGAGGGCACCGTGCGCGGCATGGCCAGCTTCGGGGATACCGGATCGGCCATCCCCTTGCTGGTGCTGCTGGACTCGCCGGACGCCGAGGTGCCGCCGGGCTCGGAGGCCCTCACCTCCGAGCCGCTGACGGTGTAG
- a CDS encoding DUF6986 family protein has translation MKTTLTPKRLAAARAALKKANQEYARTFPGESARRQPVHTVYGGAQLFKAETARKMGQMALAALHEYAPNARALAGCLELDADIARRVHGRVLAKLEREPVEDFRIDFEDGYGHRPATEEDGHAVSTAEEVARGMAQGSLPPFIGIRIKSLSEELFDRSARTLELFVGTLLERTGGRLPDDFVVTLPKITVPEQVTALVRMLELLEKDRGLKSGALKLELMVETPQSLFDREGRLALPALVAAAEGRCVGAHLGVYDYTASFNITAAYQSMTHPSADFAREMMQVSLAGTGVALSDGATNVMPVGPHKPGARPLTAAQKKENREVVHRAWRLMHGHTRHSLERAFYQGWDLHPAQLPVRYATVYAFFLEGLDAASRRLKAFIDKAAQATLLGDVFDDAATGQGLLNYFLRGLACGALTEEEARAAGLTLEELRSRSFLKILEGRRKTDATGSTRATG, from the coding sequence ATGAAGACGACCCTGACGCCCAAGCGCCTCGCCGCCGCGCGCGCGGCGTTGAAGAAGGCCAACCAGGAGTACGCCCGGACCTTTCCGGGTGAGTCCGCCCGCCGCCAGCCCGTGCACACGGTGTACGGCGGCGCCCAGCTCTTCAAGGCGGAGACGGCCCGGAAGATGGGACAGATGGCCCTGGCCGCGCTGCACGAGTACGCGCCCAATGCCCGGGCGCTCGCCGGGTGCCTGGAGCTGGACGCGGACATCGCCCGGCGCGTCCACGGACGCGTCCTCGCCAAGCTCGAGCGCGAGCCGGTGGAGGACTTCCGCATCGACTTCGAGGACGGCTACGGGCACCGGCCGGCCACGGAGGAGGACGGCCACGCGGTCTCCACCGCCGAGGAGGTGGCCCGGGGCATGGCACAGGGCTCGCTGCCGCCCTTCATCGGCATCCGCATCAAGTCCCTGTCCGAGGAGCTGTTCGACCGGAGCGCGCGCACGCTGGAGCTCTTCGTCGGCACGCTGCTGGAGCGCACGGGCGGCAGGCTGCCGGACGACTTCGTCGTCACGCTGCCGAAGATCACCGTCCCCGAGCAGGTGACGGCGCTGGTGCGCATGCTGGAGCTGCTCGAGAAGGACCGGGGCCTGAAGTCCGGCGCGCTGAAGCTGGAGCTGATGGTGGAGACACCACAGTCCCTCTTCGATCGGGAGGGACGGCTTGCGCTGCCCGCGCTCGTGGCGGCGGCGGAGGGACGCTGCGTCGGAGCGCACCTCGGGGTGTACGACTACACGGCCTCCTTCAACATCACCGCCGCGTACCAGAGCATGACGCACCCGTCGGCCGACTTCGCGCGGGAGATGATGCAGGTGTCCCTGGCGGGCACGGGCGTGGCGCTCTCGGACGGCGCGACGAACGTGATGCCGGTGGGCCCGCACAAGCCGGGCGCGCGCCCGCTGACGGCGGCCCAGAAGAAGGAGAACCGCGAGGTGGTGCACCGCGCGTGGCGGCTGATGCACGGGCATACGCGCCACTCGCTGGAGCGGGCCTTCTACCAGGGGTGGGACTTGCACCCGGCCCAGCTCCCGGTGCGCTACGCGACGGTGTACGCGTTCTTCCTGGAGGGACTGGACGCGGCCTCGCGCCGGCTGAAGGCCTTCATCGACAAGGCGGCCCAGGCGACGCTGCTGGGAGACGTGTTCGACGACGCGGCCACGGGCCAGGGCCTGCTCAACTACTTCCTGCGAGGCCTCGCCTGCGGGGCCCTCACCGAGGAGGAGGCGCGAGCGGCCGGGCTGACGCTGGAGGAGCTGCGCAGCCGCTCGTTCCTGAAGATTCTCGAAGGCCGCCGGAAGACGGACGCCACGGGGAGCACCCGAGCGACCGGGTAG
- the alc gene encoding allantoicase, with protein MNTPEEGKVRVAFAELIDLAAEKVGGRALYANDEFFAPKENLLKPGRGVFIPDKYTEFGKWMDGWETRRKRVPGHDWCIIQLGLPGVIRGVNVDTNHFIGNFPEYASVDGLEIQGQPSGESLVDAAWTEIVPKTKLAGGTQNFLPVASDRRWTHLRLHIYPDGGVARFRVHGVVTPDLTKLRSGELVDLAAAENGGLVVTCNDSFFGPKDNLILPGRAATMGEGWETRRKRVPGFDWIVVKLAAPGTVQRVEVDTNHFKGNFPDMCSLEGCSLKEDILDFANAKDITWQEILPRTKLQAHHRHFFETELRAAGPFTHVRLNIFPDGGISRLRVHGRAA; from the coding sequence ATGAACACACCCGAGGAAGGCAAGGTGCGCGTCGCCTTCGCCGAGCTCATCGATCTGGCCGCCGAGAAGGTGGGTGGCCGCGCCCTCTACGCCAACGACGAGTTCTTCGCCCCCAAGGAGAACCTGCTCAAACCGGGACGTGGCGTCTTCATCCCGGACAAGTACACGGAGTTCGGCAAGTGGATGGATGGCTGGGAGACGCGCCGCAAGCGCGTGCCGGGCCATGACTGGTGCATCATCCAGCTCGGCCTGCCGGGGGTCATCCGCGGGGTGAACGTGGATACCAACCACTTCATCGGCAACTTCCCCGAGTACGCCTCCGTGGACGGCCTGGAGATTCAGGGCCAGCCCTCGGGCGAGTCCCTGGTGGACGCGGCGTGGACGGAGATCGTCCCGAAGACGAAGCTGGCCGGCGGGACGCAGAACTTCCTCCCCGTCGCGAGCGATCGGCGCTGGACACACCTGCGGCTCCACATCTACCCGGACGGGGGCGTGGCGCGCTTCCGCGTGCACGGGGTGGTGACGCCGGACCTGACGAAGCTGCGCTCCGGGGAGCTGGTGGACCTGGCCGCGGCGGAGAACGGCGGCCTCGTCGTCACCTGCAACGACTCCTTCTTCGGACCCAAGGACAACCTCATCCTCCCCGGCCGCGCCGCCACCATGGGCGAGGGCTGGGAGACGCGCCGCAAGCGTGTACCGGGCTTCGATTGGATCGTCGTGAAGCTGGCCGCGCCCGGCACCGTGCAGCGCGTGGAGGTGGACACCAACCACTTCAAGGGCAACTTCCCGGACATGTGCTCCCTGGAGGGCTGCTCCCTGAAGGAGGACATCCTCGACTTCGCCAACGCGAAGGACATCACGTGGCAGGAGATCCTCCCGCGCACGAAGCTGCAGGCGCACCACCGCCACTTCTTCGAGACAGAGCTGCGCGCCGCGGGGCCCTTCACCCACGTGCGGCTCAACATCTTCCCGGACGGAGGCATCAGCCGGCTCCGGGTTCACGGACGGGCCGCGTGA
- a CDS encoding FAD/NAD(P)-binding protein yields MHIPSLAAKHGPGLAMLEASLRRDLERLEYPKRPWVLPRHTRDGQPILDVLIIGGGQSGLAAAFGLMREKVTRLLVVDDSPPGLAGPWKTFARMRTLRTPKHLTGPDHNIPNLSFQSWYEAQYGEEAWQSLGLIPKELWADYLNWYRQFLGIPVRSHARAGAISWRAEDSCFAIPVQPTDGNGPGETLLARKVVLATGIDGSGRWETPSLVARLPRELWAHTRDDIDFEALRGKRIGVLGAGASAFDNASVALEQGAAEVHLFYRRKSLPTVNAYRWAEFVGFLKHHGDLPDADRWRFIRRILEMGQLPPHDTYHRARAFPHFHLHAESPWLDVQAVEGTARVTTPHGTFTFDKLIVGSGTVTDLSLRPELAHLVADIALWKDRYTPPPAESNSDLARHPYLGPSFEFQEKVPGRAPYLGSVFNYTFGCLLSLGFGGASISGMKYSLPKLVSGITRQLYCEDKDAFFSSLMEYDVKEFEP; encoded by the coding sequence ATGCACATCCCGTCCCTCGCCGCGAAACACGGGCCCGGTCTCGCCATGCTCGAAGCCTCGCTCCGCAGAGACCTGGAACGGCTCGAGTACCCGAAGCGCCCCTGGGTCCTGCCCCGTCACACGCGCGATGGCCAGCCCATCCTGGACGTGCTCATCATCGGCGGGGGGCAGAGCGGGCTCGCCGCGGCCTTCGGGCTGATGCGCGAGAAGGTGACCCGGCTCCTCGTCGTGGATGACAGCCCGCCGGGGCTCGCGGGCCCCTGGAAGACGTTCGCGCGCATGCGCACGCTGCGCACGCCCAAGCACCTCACCGGGCCGGACCACAACATCCCCAACCTCAGCTTCCAGAGCTGGTACGAGGCCCAGTATGGCGAGGAGGCCTGGCAGTCCCTGGGGCTCATCCCCAAGGAGCTCTGGGCGGACTACCTCAACTGGTACCGCCAGTTCCTCGGCATTCCCGTGCGCAGCCATGCCCGCGCGGGCGCCATCTCCTGGCGCGCCGAGGACTCCTGCTTCGCCATCCCCGTCCAGCCCACCGACGGCAACGGCCCCGGGGAGACACTCCTGGCGCGCAAGGTGGTGCTCGCCACGGGCATCGACGGCTCGGGCCGCTGGGAGACGCCCTCGCTGGTGGCCCGCCTGCCCCGCGAGCTCTGGGCCCATACCCGCGATGACATCGACTTCGAGGCCCTGCGCGGCAAGCGCATCGGCGTGCTGGGAGCGGGCGCCTCGGCCTTCGACAACGCCTCCGTGGCCCTGGAGCAAGGCGCCGCCGAGGTGCATCTCTTCTACCGCCGCAAGAGCCTGCCCACGGTGAACGCCTACCGCTGGGCCGAGTTCGTCGGCTTCCTCAAGCACCACGGAGACCTGCCGGACGCGGATCGCTGGCGCTTCATCCGCCGCATCCTGGAGATGGGGCAACTGCCGCCGCACGACACCTATCACCGCGCCCGCGCCTTCCCCCACTTCCATCTCCACGCGGAGAGCCCGTGGCTGGATGTCCAGGCGGTGGAGGGCACCGCCCGCGTCACCACGCCGCACGGCACGTTCACTTTCGACAAGCTCATCGTCGGCAGCGGCACCGTGACGGACCTGTCGCTGCGTCCGGAGCTGGCCCACCTCGTCGCGGACATCGCCCTGTGGAAGGACCGGTATACGCCGCCGCCCGCCGAGTCCAACTCGGACCTGGCGCGCCACCCCTACCTGGGCCCGAGCTTCGAGTTCCAGGAGAAGGTACCCGGCCGCGCGCCCTACCTCGGCTCCGTCTTCAACTACACCTTTGGATGCCTGCTCTCGCTGGGCTTCGGTGGAGCGAGCATCTCCGGCATGAAATACAGCCTGCCCAAGCTGGTCTCGGGCATCACCCGGCAGCTGTATTGTGAGGACAAGGACGCGTTCTTCTCCTCCCTGATGGAGTACGACGTGAAGGAGTTCGAGCCGTGA
- the allB gene encoding allantoinase AllB: MSGNQVLRSRRVVTGGGVREAAVVIREGKVAAVVSPADVPSGLPVMDVGDKVVMPGVVDCHAHINEPGRTEWEGFETATRAAAAGGITTVVDMPLNSIPATTTLDALRQKAASAESHCAIDYGFWGGVIPGNAGELEAMVDAGVTGFKCFLIHSGVDEFPHVTREDLERAMPILARRGVPLIVHAELTPHETPPQGDTRTYRSYLESRPRRWEDDAIRMMVELCRKHRGQVHIVHLSSSDALPDIAAAKREGLPFTVETCPHYLTFDAEHIPDGATHFKCAPPIREAENREALWAGLARGDIDMVVSDHSPCTPALKHLDRGDFGAAWGGIASLQFSLPAVWTGMRARGHGLESLVRWMCQNPARLVGLTGMKGSLTPGADADLIVFDPEATFTPEASSVLHRHKVTPYTGRPLVGVVEQTWVRGEKVHDRNEPAPRPAGRWIRRPGAAASGIR; encoded by the coding sequence GTGAGCGGAAACCAGGTACTGCGCAGCAGGCGGGTCGTCACCGGGGGCGGCGTGCGCGAGGCCGCGGTGGTGATCCGGGAGGGCAAGGTGGCCGCGGTGGTGTCGCCGGCGGACGTCCCCTCGGGCCTGCCGGTGATGGACGTGGGCGACAAGGTGGTGATGCCGGGCGTGGTGGACTGCCACGCGCACATCAACGAGCCCGGCCGCACCGAGTGGGAAGGCTTCGAGACGGCCACGCGCGCGGCGGCCGCGGGCGGCATCACCACCGTGGTGGACATGCCGCTCAACTCCATCCCCGCCACCACCACCTTGGACGCACTGCGGCAGAAGGCCGCCTCGGCCGAGAGCCACTGCGCCATCGACTACGGCTTCTGGGGCGGCGTCATCCCCGGCAACGCGGGCGAGCTGGAGGCCATGGTCGACGCGGGCGTCACCGGCTTCAAGTGCTTCCTCATCCACTCGGGGGTGGACGAGTTCCCCCACGTCACCCGGGAGGACCTGGAGCGCGCCATGCCCATCCTGGCGCGGCGCGGCGTGCCCCTCATCGTCCACGCGGAGCTGACGCCCCACGAGACGCCTCCCCAGGGAGACACGCGCACCTACCGCAGCTACCTGGAGTCGCGCCCCCGCCGCTGGGAGGACGACGCCATCCGGATGATGGTGGAGCTGTGCCGCAAACACCGCGGACAGGTGCACATCGTCCACCTGTCGTCCTCGGACGCGCTGCCGGACATCGCCGCCGCCAAGCGCGAGGGCCTGCCCTTCACCGTGGAGACGTGCCCCCACTACCTCACCTTCGACGCGGAGCACATCCCGGATGGCGCCACGCACTTCAAGTGCGCGCCGCCCATCCGCGAGGCGGAGAACCGCGAGGCGCTCTGGGCGGGGCTGGCGCGCGGTGACATCGACATGGTGGTGTCGGACCACTCGCCGTGTACCCCCGCCCTCAAGCACCTGGACCGCGGAGACTTCGGCGCGGCGTGGGGCGGCATCGCCTCGCTCCAGTTCAGCCTGCCGGCCGTGTGGACGGGGATGCGCGCGCGCGGCCACGGGCTGGAGTCCCTGGTGCGGTGGATGTGCCAGAACCCGGCCCGGCTCGTCGGCCTGACGGGCATGAAGGGCTCGCTGACGCCCGGGGCGGACGCGGACCTCATCGTCTTCGACCCGGAGGCCACCTTCACGCCCGAGGCGTCGAGCGTGCTGCACCGCCACAAAGTCACCCCGTACACGGGCCGCCCGCTGGTAGGCGTGGTGGAGCAGACCTGGGTCCGGGGAGAGAAGGTTCACGACCGGAACGAGCCCGCGCCCCGCCCGGCGGGCCGGTGGATTCGCCGCCCTGGAGCGGCGGCCAGTGGAATAAGGTAA
- the uraH gene encoding hydroxyisourate hydrolase: MSTLSTHVLDTQWGRPAAGVPITLEQQAGDGWRELARGTTNSDGRVRDFLPTGTKLEPGTYRMTFHTAEYFRANAVRGFYPYVSVVFELASADEHYHVPLLLSPFGYSTYRGS; the protein is encoded by the coding sequence ATGAGCACCCTGTCCACCCACGTCCTCGACACGCAGTGGGGCCGCCCGGCGGCCGGCGTCCCCATCACCCTGGAGCAGCAGGCCGGTGACGGCTGGAGGGAGCTGGCGCGCGGAACGACCAACTCGGATGGCCGCGTCCGCGACTTCCTGCCCACCGGCACGAAGCTGGAGCCCGGCACCTACCGGATGACGTTCCACACGGCGGAGTACTTCCGCGCGAACGCCGTCCGCGGCTTCTACCCGTATGTCTCGGTGGTGTTCGAGCTCGCCTCGGCGGACGAGCACTACCACGTGCCCCTGCTGCTGAGCCCCTTCGGCTACTCCACCTACCGCGGCAGCTGA
- a CDS encoding ester cyclase: protein MSESSAASAQMGLWDNHLQSEFSAKSTEQALATMTDTPRVNVVPLMVGATSREELEVFYSKHFLNQLPPDIEMTPVSRTVGTERIVDEMVIRFTHSMQMDWVLPGIPPTGKRIEFAMVAIVQFDKGKIAHEHLYWDNATILRQAGLLPDPLLPVCGAESARQVLDPSQPMNELIRRAMR, encoded by the coding sequence ATGAGTGAGTCGTCCGCAGCCTCGGCCCAGATGGGCCTCTGGGATAACCACCTGCAGTCGGAGTTCAGTGCGAAGAGCACCGAGCAGGCCCTCGCCACGATGACGGACACCCCCCGGGTGAACGTGGTGCCGCTGATGGTGGGCGCGACCAGCAGGGAGGAGCTCGAGGTCTTCTACTCCAAGCACTTCCTCAACCAGCTCCCGCCGGACATCGAGATGACGCCGGTGTCCAGGACGGTGGGCACCGAGCGCATAGTCGACGAGATGGTGATTCGCTTCACCCACTCCATGCAGATGGATTGGGTGCTGCCCGGCATACCTCCGACGGGCAAGCGCATCGAGTTCGCGATGGTGGCCATCGTCCAGTTCGACAAGGGGAAGATCGCGCACGAGCACCTGTACTGGGACAACGCGACGATCCTCCGCCAGGCCGGGCTGTTGCCGGACCCGCTCCTGCCCGTCTGTGGCGCCGAGAGCGCCCGCCAGGTGCTCGACCCGAGCCAGCCGATGAACGAGCTGATCCGGCGCGCCATGCGCTGA
- a CDS encoding alpha/beta fold hydrolase, protein MTAGSTSSADRALELAQAAYLDRRVPGYRTRRVRWSGGMTQVIEVGEGPPLLLLHGGLGEAFQWGHILPALARRHRVVAIDRPGHGLADPFDYQGVEVLPHARRFLGEILDAEGLPSVPIVAASMGGLWAVDFALTHPERVSRLVLAGAPAGISRALPLQMRLGTLPVLRTLVRRMMLRPTRDSTRAFWAQLLVAHPERLEDDFLDVLTASQRRNAPSWFTLIDRAFDVRGMKKELLLGERWKGLSVPTTFVWGEKDVWGAPEEGEAVAATNARLRMVRIPDAGHALWRDAPELVVDAIERALAP, encoded by the coding sequence GTGACCGCTGGTTCCACGAGCAGTGCCGATCGTGCCCTCGAGCTGGCCCAGGCCGCCTATCTGGACCGTCGTGTCCCGGGATACCGCACGCGCCGGGTGCGCTGGTCGGGTGGCATGACGCAGGTCATCGAGGTTGGCGAAGGGCCGCCGCTGCTCCTGCTCCACGGTGGTCTGGGTGAAGCGTTCCAGTGGGGTCACATCCTCCCCGCGCTCGCCCGGAGGCACCGTGTGGTGGCCATCGACCGGCCCGGACATGGCCTCGCGGATCCGTTCGACTACCAGGGGGTGGAGGTACTGCCACACGCGCGGCGCTTCCTCGGGGAGATCCTCGATGCCGAGGGACTTCCGAGCGTGCCGATCGTGGCCGCCTCCATGGGAGGTCTCTGGGCCGTCGACTTCGCGCTGACGCATCCGGAGCGGGTGTCCCGGTTGGTGCTCGCCGGTGCTCCAGCGGGGATCTCCCGCGCGCTGCCCCTGCAGATGCGGCTGGGGACGCTGCCGGTGCTGAGGACGCTCGTGCGGAGGATGATGCTGCGGCCGACGCGCGACAGCACCCGCGCCTTCTGGGCGCAGTTGCTCGTCGCGCATCCGGAACGGCTGGAGGACGACTTCCTCGATGTGCTGACCGCGAGCCAGCGCCGCAATGCTCCGAGCTGGTTCACGCTCATCGACCGGGCCTTCGACGTGCGAGGGATGAAGAAGGAGCTGCTCCTCGGGGAGCGCTGGAAGGGGCTCTCGGTCCCCACGACCTTCGTGTGGGGCGAGAAGGATGTCTGGGGTGCACCCGAGGAGGGCGAGGCCGTGGCGGCGACGAACGCGCGGCTGCGCATGGTGCGGATTCCCGATGCGGGCCACGCGCTCTGGCGTGATGCTCCCGAGCTCGTCGTCGACGCCATCGAGCGCGCGCTCGCGCCGTAG
- the uraD gene encoding 2-oxo-4-hydroxy-4-carboxy-5-ureidoimidazoline decarboxylase, which yields MTRLDWLNRLSFEDAQAEFLRCCGSQRWAEAMARARPFQNQEALFAEASWLWSQTGPEDWREAMLHHPRIGDVSKLREKFKATGAWSEQEQRGMEGAGEDVIQALAEGNRAYEERFGFIFLVCATGKSAAEMLALLRERMNNAPDQELKVAADEQAKITRIRLEKLLASP from the coding sequence GTGACCCGGCTCGACTGGCTCAACCGCCTGTCCTTCGAGGACGCCCAGGCGGAGTTCCTGCGCTGCTGCGGCTCCCAGCGCTGGGCGGAGGCCATGGCCCGTGCGCGTCCCTTCCAGAACCAGGAGGCCCTGTTCGCGGAGGCCTCCTGGCTCTGGTCCCAGACGGGGCCGGAGGACTGGCGCGAGGCCATGCTGCACCACCCGCGCATCGGTGACGTCTCCAAGCTGCGCGAGAAGTTCAAGGCCACCGGCGCCTGGTCCGAGCAGGAGCAGCGCGGCATGGAGGGCGCTGGCGAGGACGTCATCCAGGCGCTCGCCGAGGGCAACCGCGCGTACGAGGAGCGCTTCGGCTTCATCTTCCTCGTGTGCGCCACGGGGAAGAGCGCCGCGGAGATGCTCGCCCTGCTGCGCGAGCGCATGAACAACGCGCCGGACCAGGAGCTGAAGGTCGCGGCGGACGAGCAGGCGAAGATCACCCGCATCCGGTTGGAGAAGCTCCTCGCGTCCCCATGA